CTACTAAAACAACTAACCATTTAAAACAATAACATTGAAAAGAAAGACACACTGATTAGTTcctttaaaagagaaaaacaacaaataatcaTTTAGGACAACATGCTCAAAACAATTTAACACTGATGAAGTAGTTCTTGATACAACAAAACATATATTGATGAAGTTTTTCCTAGTCTAGGTGTGTGTGTGGATAAGAGAGGTGTGGACTGCGAAGTTGGAGATAGACGAGTTGTGGACAGGGGATGTGTGTACGTGGATGCCTTCGACAAAGGCGTGGACAGGAAGATTGTGGGAGACAGATCTGTGGAGTTGAGCAGCATATTGAATATTGTGAACTGTCCCAGACTTTTGTATAGTGCCAATTAGATACCAAACATGGAAGCTACCAACTTAACTTCAAATGTAACATTGGTTTCAATAGTTAATGGATACAACATAGGCCAATCAAGCACATGAAAGAACAGAGTAATAAAAGTAATACCTTGGAAGTGAACTCCATAGTTCATGTCTGAACAACATTAGCAACAGATGCAACAACAAGAGACTATCTTCCAAACCCTTATTTGCTTACAAACAGGGAGAAGTCACACTTAACTCAAAATATACCACCGTTTAGATAATAGTTACCTCACACACATAGTTAAGTCATATCCAAAAATTGATATACAAGAGAGATGCAGATATGAGATTGGTGGGTAAGAGAACGATGGGGAGGATATGGATGGATACGAGCTTGGTGGACATGAAATTCATGGACGACAGCTTTATGGATAGCCCATTTGTGGACAAGGAAATTGTTGGACATGAAAAGCATGGGCGACATGTGAATCAAATGTTGCAGGAGAGACATAGGCTTCTATGTATGCTTAAgaagaaaatcaaatttttatctatttcttaTCTTCTTGTATATCAATTAGAAACAAGTATGAAAGAgggaaaaaaatatgtatatgaaaTTCTCATAGTTCAGTTAAAAGCAAACCTTGGATATATTCGGTAAAGATCTGGAATTTCCCAATCTGAGATTTCATAATAGATTTTCCTTAGCCTCAATCTGAGGTTTCCATGATTTCCAGATTTAAAACAGTAAGTAGTGAAAGATAAAGCGACAAACAGAAATTAGTgatttagaattataaaaaaatctacaaattttgtgaagaagaagaagctttagaAGGATACGAAAGATGAGAGATGAAGATGACGATAGATTGAGGCAAGATTGAGTTTAGGGAATTAAGAAATATGAAACCAAAAGGTGAAAGTTGAATGGAATTAATTATAGAGAATATTGAAAAGAATTTTGACAAATGTTACCGACACCTTCTCTCTAGTTGAAGGGCAATTCAGACAAATGAGCATAAGAAAGTGCTCTCTTGACCCAATGTGTCTTTATGTGTAATTGATAACTCATAATGTGTCTTGGAAGGTAAATGtttcttaatttatttacaGGTTTACCATAacgtttttcattttatttttccaattttgGCATAGATTTTCGATTTTGGTTATCTGAAAAGAAAGAACACACAtattgaaacaaataaaattattatttaatttgagAAATTAAAAACAGTTAGCTAAACACCTGAAAAAATTGTGAATCTAATTAAAGAAAGAAGACCAAAAATAGAGATGAAATGATGTTGTTTGACTCGTTGAGGAAAGAGGATGATACGGAATACCACCAACTGAATCAATTTATTGCTTTCCAACATATGCCTATGGATGTATGTATGTTTTCCTGATAATTTAACAGAATAAACACTCAAAACAATTCATGGTTTGATAGGAGttgcagaaaaaaaaatggctgagGAAAATAGTACGACGGACACCTCCATAATATGTTACGCGCCAAGCATGATTACCACCAATGGAGTTTGGCAAGGCGACAACCCTCTCGATTTCTCCCTGCCTCTCTTTGTTCTCCAGCTTACATTGGTCGTTCTCGTCACTCGTTTCTTTGTCTTTGTACTCAAACCATTTCGCCAACCTCGTGTCATCTCCGAGATCCTTGTGAGTAATTAACCCACATATTTGTTAGAATATCAAACTTTGTagatgatttaatttttttgtagtaTATTAAAGATCTTAATTGTACAGGGGGGAATAGTGCTGGGGCCATCGGTGCTTGGGCGCTACGATAAATTCGCCAACACCGTGTTCCCTCAGAGAAGTGTGATGGTACTTGAAACAATGGCTAACGTTGGTTTACTCTACTTTTTGTTCCTGGTGGGCGTTGAGATGGACATTATGGTGGTACGCAAGACTGGGAGGCGAGCACTAACCATCGCTATCGGTGGTATGGTCTTACCATTCCTCATTGGCGCTGCTTTCTCTTTCTCCATGCACAGATCTGATGACCATTTGGGGCAAGGCACCTACATACTCTTCCTCGGTGTAGCTCTCTCCGTCACCGCCTTCCCCGTCCTCGCAAGGATTCTCGCTGAACTCAAGCTCATCAACACCGAGATTGGTCGGATCTCCATGTCCGCAGCCTTGGTCAACGACATGTTTGCTTGGATTCTCCTGGCCCTAGCCATCGCGTTGGCAGAGAGCGAGAAAAGTTCATTTGCCTCTCTTTGGGTCATGATTTCTAGTGCAGCTTTCATCGCCGTTTGCGTGTTTGTTGTTAGACCAGGCATTTCTTGGATCATACGCAAAACCCCTGAAGGCGAGAACTTTAGTGAGTTCTACATTTGTCTCATCTTGACGGGAGTCATGATCTCTGGTTTCATTACCGATTCAATTGGAACACATTCTGTCTTTGGTGCTTTTGTATTCGGTCTTGTGATCCCCAATGGACCTCTTGGTCTCACCCTCATAGAGAAACTCGAAGATTTTGTCTCTGGACTTCTCCTGCCTCTCTTCTTTGCAATAAGTGGTCTCAAGACTAATATAGCTTCCATCGAAGGTCCCGCCACGTGGTTAACTCTGATGCTTGTTATCGTTCTAGCGTGTGCTGGAAAAGTCATTGGCACTGTCATCGTTGCGTTTTTCCACGGGATGCCGGTTCGCGAAGGGATAACTATTGGCTTGCTATTAAACACCAAAGGTCTTGTTGAAATGATCGTCCTTAATGTTGGCAAAGACCAAAAGGTTTTGGACGACGAGACTTTTGCCACGATGGTGCTTATAGCCTTGGTTATGACTGGAGTCATAACTCCTATTGTAACCGTTCTTTACAAACCGGTGAGGCGTTCGGTTTCGTACAAGAGACGGACGATTCAACAGACAAAGCCGGACAGTGAGCTTCGAGTGCTGGTATGCGTCCATACGCCGCGTAACGTTCCAACTATAATAAACCTTCTCGAAGCTTCACATCCTACAAAGAGATCTCCCATTTGCATATACGTTCTCCATCTTGTTGAGCTCACGGGTAGAGCGTCCGCGATGCTGATCGTCCACAGCACTCGAAAATCAGGACGGCCGGCGCTTAACAGAACGCAAGCTCAATCAGATCACATCATTAACGCCTTCGAGAATTATGAACAGCATGCTGCCTTTGTCGCTGTTCAGCCCTTGACAGCCATTTCGCCTTACTCGACGATGCACGAGGACGTTTGCAGCTTGGCAGAGGACAAACGTGTTTCCTTTATAATCATACCGTTTCACAAACAACAAACGGTGGATGGAGGGATGGAAGCGACCAACCCGGCTTACCGTTTGGTTAACCAAAACCTACTCGGAAACTCGCCTTGCTCCGTTGGGATTCTCGTGGACAGAGGACTCAACGGCGCCACGAGATTGACTTCGAACACCATCTCTCTCCAAGTTGCCGTTCTATTTTTCGGTGGTCCTGACGATAGAGAAGCCTTGGCTTATGCTTGGAGGATGGCTGAACATCCTGGCATTAGTTTATCTGTGCTGCGTTTTATCCCTGATGAAGATGTAGCGGAACCTGCTTCTTCCACTCGGAATATGAATGTGGACATGAAGAAGCAACGACAGCTTGATGATGAGTACATCAATACCTTCAGAGCAGCGAATGCGGAACACGAGACGATTCTTTACGTCGATAAAGTGGTTAGCAATGGAGAGGAGACGGTTGCTGCGGTGAGATCAATGGATAGTTCTCATGATCTGTTTATAGTTGGAAGAGGAGAAGGAATGTTGTCTCCTCTCACCGCCGGTTTAACTGATTGGAGTGAGTGCCCTGAGCTCGGTGCCATTGGAGATTTGCTCGCCTCTTCAGATTTTGCAGCCACTGTCTCGGTCCTTGTGGTTCAGCAGTATGGTGGGTCATCGGCACTAGAAGATGACATGGATTTGCCTGATAGTCCGGTACACTCACATGAACATCCAAGGGACACATATGGTTTACAGAATCCACGGTAGCTGACTTTGAGAATTTGTGTGCTCTTgttcattttcatttatttttgtcttACAATGTATTTTAGCAAATATATATTGGCTGAAACCCTTGATATGGggtattagttttatttattttaaatttttacatgtAATTTGTATATCCAGACCTCTAAACTGTATCATTTCTGATATCTTAAAATGGAAGTTTTTTAAATTGGCTTGTATTGTAGGAGAATAATTATTAGTTATAACAGCAAGGGTATTACCTTCGTTCCAATTGTTGAGTACTAATAAGCGCTGGAAACTAATGCATGAACTAGCTAGATCACTTAATgggtattttcaaaattttattggtttgaTCCATGAGCTATTGGACCAAGAGAGACGATCTACTCTTGAGAGGGCTTTGgaacaacttcttctttttttttgtcactgagGCTTTGGAGCAACTTGAACCAGGAAAGAAGCTTAAGGAGGTTCGACCAGAACTTGATCAATACGGAAGACCAGTACATGAGCAAGATGGAGACCATGAACCTGCTACCTGGACGAGCAAGCGAGAGTGTATGTATGGTCGGTGATGGAGCTTGCGATGCAAGGCAATGGTTATAATTATCATAAGCGCGACAACATTTGCAGATAATTTTGTATCTTATTACACCAACAGATTTAttatacataaaaaatataatttaatatttatatagttgGATATGCTTAACATAAAACtattactaataataaataatttgtaaGTTACTCGATTAAAGAATGTTTGTGGAGCACTGAATAGTACTTCATTTGGTTATTACCAGGAAGCGTTAATAAAGGGAGAAAGAAACGGATGTCCAGTGGTGAGACGCAGAAGAATCGCTCCCtaattttcaacaaaaaaaacagtagaaagaaagagaaagagagagagctttgATCTGATTTTGATCCCTCTCTCACAACCATGgctattttaagttttaaacacCCTCTCTTCTGTAGCCACGTGGCTTTTCTCTAACTGAAAAAACATCCTCTCGTTTCCCTCCCTCCCTCTTAAAACCGTAAAGCAACACTTTCCTCCCTTCCCCcgatattttctttttgattctctctctctctctctctctctctctctctctctctctctctctcgtgttGATTTCTCTGATTCATGCTTCTTCGCGAGAATTCGTGTTTCCTCGTCTCTGCTTCAGGTAAAATCGATTTCCTCTCCGGcgataaatttgtataatatcaTCGTCGTCCTTCCTTCGTTAACCTCATTCTGTATTTTGTTTTTCGTTTCTCCAATCTCTCTACAGGGAAGGAGATCTAATAGCTCTGCATCCAACGACGTGAGTTCTCTTCTCCGTTGATTGTTTCGTTTCAGAAATTAGCTTGTCGATTCAGCTTCCTTTGATATCAAAGCGAATCTTCAACCGACGACGTTCGATTTCTCTCGCCTGTGTTTTTCGATTTCGTAGCTCTATATTTGATCGTTAGATCCTTTTAGTTATCAGAGatcgaactttttttttttaggaatcGATCCGTTTCCGTTTGGATTTCAGTTTTCCTCGTGTGAGCTCCGTTTTGATTGTGAATGTGTTTCCGTATAATCATATTCTACACGAACGAACCATCGTAATCTGATATTTTACTCAATTGTGATTCATTGTCTCTTACTTTACAGGGAGAGATGGCTCAGAGCAGTACATCTCATGACTCTGGCCCTCAGGGGCTGATGAGGCGGCCATCTCGTAGTGCCGCCACTACTATGTCCATCGAAGTGTTTGACCATGAGGTTGTTCCAGCCTCCCTTGGCACCATTGCCCCCATTCTTCGTGTTGCTGCTGAGATTGAACATGAGCGACCTCGCGTTGCCTACCTCTGTATGCCTTTTTGcttttagaattaataaatgtcttttttgatttttgtgtTTGCTAACTTCAATTTCTCTGTGTCCGTATAAAGGTCGATTTTACGCTTTCGAGAAAGCTCATAGATTGGATCCAAGCTCCAGCGGCCGTGGTGTTAGGCAGTTCAAGACACTTCTCTTCCAACGATTAGAAAGGGTGATCTTCTCTTACTTTTCCATCTGTCTTGCTGATTCATATCTTAGTCTTCTCAAAGGAGGCTTTCAAATGAATTCACACTCCCGATACATACCACTGCTGGAAAATTTTCCCTTTTGCTGACAAAGATTTTACTCATGAATGGGGATCACAGAGCAGATTTTGTCTTGTACTTTTCTTATAGCATGAGTGGAGCTAATAACGAATTCTACGATACAGGACAATGCTTCGAGTCTTGCTTCTAGGGTGAAGAAAACCGATGGACGGGAAGTTGAGAGCTACTATCAACAATATTATGAGCACTATGTCAGGGCCCTTGACCAAGGGGATCAAGCAGACAGGTAACATGGTCGTTGCGTGTTTTCCAAACTACATGTAATCAAATTCGGACCTTTGAAGATGTTTAGTAGTGCTCTTATTCTGACGGATTTTGTGAACCAACTCTCGCAGAGCTCAGCTTGGTAAAGCATACCAGACTGCCGGAGTGCTCTTTGAAGTGCTCATGGCAGTAAACAAGAGCGAAAAAGTTGAAGCAGTAGCTCCTGAGGTTTGTGTCCAAAATATACGTTTTCAAAGCAAACAAGACAGCTATAAAACAGTTATTTAGTTTACTGAGGATGGAGTTTGAGTTATTTCCATATGTGTCGCTTAAAAGATTATTGCAGCTGCTAGAGATGTTCAAGAAAAGAACGAAATTTATGCACCGTACAACATTCTTCCATTGGATTCTGCTGGAGCCTCGCAGTCTGCTATGCAGCTTGAGGAGGTGTATATTTTTTGAATGAGTCTCCCAATGCTTTAATCTAATGAGTGTAGTGTCTGTTTTTACACCTCTAATGCTGCTTGATGACTAGGTCAAAGCCGCTGTAGCTGCCTTGGGGAACACTCGTGGATTGAACTGGCCATCTGGATTTGAGCAGCACAAAAAGAAATCCGGAAATCTGGATCTTCTTGACTGGTTAAGAGCTATGTTTGGATTCCAGGCAAGTTGCTGATCTAAGAAGAGTAACAAGATGATCTAATGAATTCATGTTGAACCTGTGAGATAGatatatttcttattatttcattgatctTAACAGAGAGACAATGTCAGAAACCAGAGGGAGCATCTGGTTTGTTTACTTGCTGATAATCATATAAGGTTGACTCCCAGGCCAGAGCCTCTGAATAAGGTACCTCGATAGTTTCCTCCCTCACCTATAGAGCAGTTGGGCATGTGCTCTGAGACCCGCTGACACTAGTGATGAGTAAAAAGCCACAGCATTGTCTAAAAAATCCATCAATAAAAGATACATACTCATATGTCAAACACTTTTTAGCAATGAAACTTTTATTAATTCAATGTATAAATGCAGCTGGACGATAGAGCCGTTGATGCCGTCAAGACAAAGCTCTTTAAGAACTACAAGAACTGGTGCAAGTTTTTAGGACGTAAACATAGTTTAAGGTACCAGGCACTATTTTTTTCACAAATGGCTTGGATGTGACACTTTTTTGAATGATGTTTATACTCTTAATCAAAATTCACTCATCTATTTTTATGCGAAGGCTTCCTCAAGGTGCTGAAGATATACAACAGCGGAAGATACTGTATATGGGTTTGTATCTACTCATTTGGGGTGAAGCTGCAAATATTCGCTTCATGCCAGAATGCTTATGCTATATTTTCCACAATGTCAGTAATACATTCAGATTTTCTTAATTTACCTTTTTGCTAATCTGTTCTGGCTGATATGTCTGGTCAAACACAATAATTCATCAATATTTATCTCCTGTTTATGCTCAGATGGCTTATGAACTCCATGGTCTCTTGGCTGGAAATGTCAGCATCGTTACTGGAGAAAACATTAAGCCTTCTTACGGTGGAGATGATGAGGCATTTCTACGGAAGGTCATTACACCAATCTACCGAGTAGTTGAAAAGGTACATGTTAGAATGATATGTCGATGACATCTTGATAATCTTGACCTTGTATACACCATAGTTGACTTTTTGTGATTTAGGAAGCAAGTAAGAGTGCCAATGGCAAGGCTGCTCACTCAGATTGGTCCAACTATGATGATCTCAATGAATATTTCTGGTATATTAAAACTCAAGTCTGTAAATAGAATATTTACTTGGTTgggatatcttaattttcttGTGTCATTTGCGCATCACTGTTATATAGGTCTCCGGATTGTTTCTCTCTGGGCTGGCCAATGCGTGATGATGGAGACTTTTTCAAATCAACGCGTGATATGGCACAAGTAGTACCTTGTAGCTTTGTTTAGCTGTTTCTCTGTCTCCATTGAGctgatcagtttttttttcccacTTTTAAATTCATTTACAGGGGAAGAAAGGGTCTTTAAGAAAAGCGGGAAACACAGGCAAATCAAATTTCACCGAGACTCGAACATTTTGGCACATATATCACAGTTTTGACCGACTCTGGACATTCTATTTGTTAGCACTCCAAGTAAGCAATCTTGCACGAGCTATATTCCTAATAACATGAGACAGTCAAAAGTGACATTTCTATTTTGATTACAGGCCATGATCATTCTTGCATTTAAACGAGTGGAGCTGAGGGAAATCTTAAACAAGGATGTTTTATACTCTCTCTCCAGTATCTTCATTACAGCAGCTTTTCTACGCTTCCTTCAGAGTACGCCACCCTCAATGCTGCGACAAAACTTTCCCTGCCTGGAGTTCTTCTGTTTTCGTCATTTGGTTACTTTGCCAGGAAGTAACGATTACATTGTTTCTTGCTTCTATGCTAGGTCTCTTGGACGTTATCTTAAACTTCCCGGGTTTCCACAGGTGGAAATTTACTgaaattttgagaaatattctcAAGATCGTTGTAAGTCTCGCTTGGTGTGTGGTATTGCCGCTTTGCTATGCCCAGTCCGTTTCTTTTG
This genomic stretch from Brassica napus cultivar Da-Ae chromosome C9, Da-Ae, whole genome shotgun sequence harbors:
- the LOC106408902 gene encoding cation/H(+) antiporter 15; its protein translation is MAEENSTTDTSIICYAPSMITTNGVWQGDNPLDFSLPLFVLQLTLVVLVTRFFVFVLKPFRQPRVISEILGGIVLGPSVLGRYDKFANTVFPQRSVMVLETMANVGLLYFLFLVGVEMDIMVVRKTGRRALTIAIGGMVLPFLIGAAFSFSMHRSDDHLGQGTYILFLGVALSVTAFPVLARILAELKLINTEIGRISMSAALVNDMFAWILLALAIALAESEKSSFASLWVMISSAAFIAVCVFVVRPGISWIIRKTPEGENFSEFYICLILTGVMISGFITDSIGTHSVFGAFVFGLVIPNGPLGLTLIEKLEDFVSGLLLPLFFAISGLKTNIASIEGPATWLTLMLVIVLACAGKVIGTVIVAFFHGMPVREGITIGLLLNTKGLVEMIVLNVGKDQKVLDDETFATMVLIALVMTGVITPIVTVLYKPVRRSVSYKRRTIQQTKPDSELRVLVCVHTPRNVPTIINLLEASHPTKRSPICIYVLHLVELTGRASAMLIVHSTRKSGRPALNRTQAQSDHIINAFENYEQHAAFVAVQPLTAISPYSTMHEDVCSLAEDKRVSFIIIPFHKQQTVDGGMEATNPAYRLVNQNLLGNSPCSVGILVDRGLNGATRLTSNTISLQVAVLFFGGPDDREALAYAWRMAEHPGISLSVLRFIPDEDVAEPASSTRNMNVDMKKQRQLDDEYINTFRAANAEHETILYVDKVVSNGEETVAAVRSMDSSHDLFIVGRGEGMLSPLTAGLTDWSECPELGAIGDLLASSDFAATVSVLVVQQYGGSSALEDDMDLPDSPVHSHEHPRDTYGLQNPR